The Shewanella japonica genome has a window encoding:
- the ribB gene encoding 3,4-dihydroxy-2-butanone-4-phosphate synthase gives MNQLSLLSPFGDPIERVEKALSALREGNGVLLLDDEDRENEGDIIYSAEHLTSQQMALMIRECSGIVCLCLTDEQANKLELPPMVADNNSANQTAFTVSIEAKEGVTTGVSAQDRVTTVKTATAVDAKASDLARPGHVFPLRARAGGVMSRRGHTEGTVDLMQMAGLQPAGVLCEVTNEDGTMAKAPEIVAFGLKHNMPVLTIEDMVMYRQQYELKLA, from the coding sequence ATGAATCAGCTATCACTACTTTCGCCATTTGGCGATCCTATCGAACGTGTCGAAAAAGCCTTATCTGCTTTACGAGAAGGTAACGGCGTATTATTGCTAGATGATGAAGATCGCGAAAATGAAGGCGATATTATTTATTCAGCAGAGCACCTCACCAGTCAACAAATGGCATTAATGATCCGTGAATGCAGCGGCATTGTGTGTTTATGTTTAACTGATGAGCAAGCCAACAAGCTAGAACTGCCGCCAATGGTGGCGGATAACAATAGCGCTAATCAAACGGCTTTTACCGTATCCATTGAAGCTAAAGAAGGCGTGACCACGGGCGTTTCAGCTCAAGACCGCGTGACAACAGTTAAAACTGCCACGGCAGTTGACGCTAAAGCATCTGATTTGGCTCGCCCAGGACATGTGTTCCCACTTCGTGCACGTGCTGGCGGCGTTATGTCACGTCGCGGTCACACTGAAGGTACGGTAGATTTAATGCAAATGGCAGGGCTACAACCAGCTGGCGTACTATGCGAAGTCACTAACGAAGATGGCACTATGGCAAAAGCCCCTGAAATAGTCGCCTTCGGCCTTAAGCATAATATGCCAGTACTGACGATTGAAGATATGGTGATGTATCGTCAGCAATATGAGTTGAAACTGGCGTAA
- a CDS encoding thioesterase family protein, translated as MNLYFRLIWLMLWRNRQAKKIGFLDTSRISYRALPLDCDINMHLTNSRYPAFMDLARTHMIAEMGLMQKFLKLKWLPIVNASEFTFFRDIKPMEKFEIETRIVGWDEKYFYIEQRFVTARGLHCIMHVRGVFICKGKQVPITDLVATAGYEGPTPAMPPELVKWKEFLQVKKDQNLAPKLSLAS; from the coding sequence ATGAATTTATATTTTCGTCTCATTTGGTTGATGTTGTGGCGTAATCGCCAAGCTAAAAAAATTGGTTTTTTAGATACCAGCCGTATTAGTTACCGTGCATTGCCGCTAGATTGCGACATCAATATGCATTTAACCAATTCTCGTTATCCTGCGTTTATGGATCTTGCTCGTACTCATATGATTGCAGAAATGGGCCTAATGCAGAAATTTCTGAAGCTGAAATGGCTGCCTATTGTGAATGCATCAGAGTTTACTTTTTTCCGTGATATCAAACCGATGGAAAAATTTGAAATCGAAACTCGCATTGTTGGATGGGATGAGAAATATTTTTATATTGAACAACGCTTTGTGACCGCGAGAGGCTTACATTGCATCATGCATGTACGTGGCGTGTTTATTTGTAAGGGTAAACAAGTTCCGATTACTGATTTAGTTGCTACAGCGGGCTATGAAGGGCCGACACCCGCTATGCCTCCGGAGCTGGTTAAGTGGAAAGAATTTTTACAAGTTAAGAAAGACCAAAACCTTGCTCCTAAATTGAGTTTAGCTTCGTAA
- a CDS encoding flagellar brake protein, with protein MTEQASPEEPVFFTLTPGRTVDLQIDFPVKFRIKATLVGYEMGKYIILKHPAPQQMNNYKDVFVEGNGVVVRYLLEGQQGECYAFKSIIRNITKIPEKFIFLSYPKQIENRQLRTHQRYTTHLPAMIQAKGENDTAHGSQLRGIISDISIKGCGFVFKADNPKVKVSQKDITVTIRNTNNEDIYISAKVCNSRFEHGKVNVGIQFENDDEQVKTLLTQLYIDL; from the coding sequence TTGACAGAGCAAGCATCTCCAGAAGAGCCAGTATTCTTCACCTTAACTCCGGGCAGAACCGTAGATTTACAAATTGATTTCCCAGTCAAATTCAGAATTAAAGCTACTTTGGTAGGCTATGAAATGGGTAAATATATCATTTTAAAACATCCTGCTCCGCAGCAAATGAACAATTATAAAGATGTGTTCGTTGAAGGTAATGGTGTGGTTGTTCGTTACTTGCTAGAAGGTCAGCAAGGCGAATGTTATGCATTTAAATCGATTATTCGCAATATCACTAAAATTCCAGAAAAGTTTATTTTTCTGTCGTATCCTAAGCAGATAGAAAACCGTCAGTTACGCACCCATCAACGTTATACCACCCATTTGCCAGCAATGATTCAAGCCAAAGGTGAAAACGACACCGCTCATGGTTCTCAGCTAAGAGGTATTATTTCTGATATTTCTATAAAAGGCTGCGGTTTCGTCTTTAAAGCTGACAACCCTAAAGTGAAAGTGAGCCAAAAAGACATCACAGTTACCATTCGTAATACCAATAACGAAGATATTTATATTTCTGCCAAGGTGTGCAATAGCCGGTTTGAGCATGGCAAAGTGAATGTTGGTATTCAGTTTGAAAATGATGATGAGCAAGTCAAAACATTACTGACTCAGCTATATATTGATTTGTAA
- the gorA gene encoding glutathione-disulfide reductase, producing the protein MAQHYDYICLGAGSGGIASGNRAAMRGAKVLVIEAKHVGGTCVNVGCVPKKVMWYGAHVAESMHLYAKDYGFDVTVNDFNWNTLVDNREAYIGRIHEAYGRGFASNNVTLLNGYGKFVDGNTIEVNGEHYTADHILIATGGAPTIPNIPGAEYGIDSDGFFALREQPKRVAVVGAGYIAVELAGVLHALGSETHLLVRKHAPLRNFDPILTDTLVEAMATDGPTLHTHSIPKAVVKNADDSLTLELENGESITVDSLIWAIGRSPSTGNIGLENTDVKLNDKGYVVTDEQQNTTAKGIYCVGDIMEGGVELTPVAVKAGRLLSERLFGNMPNAKMDYSVIPTVVFSHPPIGTMGLTEPEAVEQFGEDNIKVYTSGFTSMYTAITAHRQACKMKLICAGENEVVVGIHGIGFGMDEILQGFGVAMKMGATKADFDAVVAIHPTGAEEFVTMR; encoded by the coding sequence ATGGCTCAACATTATGACTATATCTGCCTTGGCGCAGGTAGTGGTGGTATCGCTTCAGGTAATCGCGCGGCAATGCGTGGCGCAAAAGTTTTGGTTATTGAAGCAAAACATGTTGGCGGAACATGCGTCAACGTGGGTTGTGTACCGAAAAAAGTCATGTGGTATGGCGCTCATGTTGCTGAATCCATGCATTTATACGCCAAAGATTACGGTTTTGACGTTACAGTGAACGACTTTAATTGGAATACGTTAGTCGATAACCGTGAAGCCTATATTGGCCGTATTCATGAGGCATATGGCCGCGGATTTGCCAGTAATAATGTCACCCTATTGAACGGTTACGGTAAGTTTGTTGACGGTAATACCATTGAAGTCAATGGCGAGCATTACACGGCTGATCATATCCTTATCGCCACTGGTGGTGCGCCGACTATTCCAAATATTCCTGGCGCTGAATACGGTATTGATTCAGATGGCTTCTTTGCATTACGTGAGCAACCTAAACGTGTTGCTGTTGTGGGTGCAGGCTACATTGCCGTTGAGCTTGCTGGCGTATTACATGCACTCGGTAGCGAAACGCATTTATTAGTACGTAAACATGCCCCACTACGTAATTTTGATCCTATTTTGACCGACACGCTTGTAGAAGCGATGGCGACAGATGGCCCAACCCTGCACACGCACAGCATTCCAAAAGCTGTGGTTAAAAATGCAGATGACAGCCTAACCCTTGAACTTGAAAATGGTGAAAGCATCACTGTTGATAGCTTAATTTGGGCTATTGGGCGCTCTCCTTCTACAGGAAACATTGGCCTTGAAAACACTGATGTGAAACTGAATGACAAAGGCTACGTGGTCACTGACGAGCAACAAAATACGACAGCAAAAGGTATTTATTGTGTCGGTGACATCATGGAAGGCGGTGTTGAATTAACACCAGTTGCCGTTAAAGCGGGTCGCTTATTATCAGAACGTCTATTTGGCAACATGCCAAATGCAAAAATGGATTACAGCGTGATCCCAACGGTCGTATTCAGTCACCCACCAATTGGTACTATGGGATTAACTGAACCAGAAGCAGTTGAACAATTCGGCGAAGACAACATTAAAGTGTATACCTCTGGTTTTACTTCAATGTACACCGCTATTACAGCTCACCGACAAGCGTGTAAAATGAAGCTGATTTGCGCAGGTGAAAATGAAGTGGTTGTTGGTATTCACGGCATTGGTTTTGGTATGGATGAAATCCTCCAAGGCTTTGGTGTTGCCATGAAAATGGGCGCGACAAAAGCAGACTTTGATGCAGTTGTTGCGATTCACCCAACTGGCGCAGAAGAGTTTGTCACTATGCGCTAA
- a CDS encoding type 1 glutamine amidotransferase — protein MGSLSLAIIQHHQAEGPGRISDWCKLSGNKITRFMAPDGCLPDLNQFGGIIILGGPMDVEDNPRWMQKERSLIHSAIEINKPLIGICLGSQLLASVLGAKIYPLKQAELGWYDLRVNANVSSASLANKNLINLAVPQWHYFGFNFDSHLAPLTHKSVEIKAYSSLCPQQVFRHQQQYGIQFHPEWDAVQLAYLQQAFSEQCPEDLYAKSRMNEQTQLQHWFFNLLDTVFRSAITSDD, from the coding sequence ATGGGTTCATTATCGCTGGCAATCATTCAGCACCATCAGGCTGAAGGACCAGGGCGCATTTCTGACTGGTGCAAACTGTCGGGAAATAAGATCACCCGATTCATGGCGCCCGATGGTTGCTTGCCCGATCTAAACCAATTTGGTGGCATCATCATTTTGGGCGGCCCTATGGATGTAGAAGATAACCCGAGATGGATGCAAAAAGAGCGCTCTTTGATTCACTCGGCGATTGAAATCAACAAACCGCTAATCGGTATTTGTTTAGGCTCGCAACTATTAGCATCGGTATTAGGTGCTAAAATTTACCCACTTAAACAGGCTGAATTAGGTTGGTATGATCTCAGAGTTAATGCCAACGTAAGCTCAGCAAGTCTAGCGAACAAAAATTTGATTAATTTAGCCGTACCTCAATGGCATTATTTTGGGTTTAACTTTGATAGTCACTTAGCTCCGCTAACCCATAAATCGGTTGAGATAAAAGCCTACTCATCATTGTGCCCTCAGCAGGTGTTTCGGCATCAACAGCAATATGGCATTCAATTTCATCCCGAATGGGACGCTGTGCAACTGGCTTATTTACAACAAGCATTTAGTGAGCAGTGCCCAGAAGATTTATATGCTAAATCACGTATGAACGAACAGACACAGTTACAACACTGGTTTTTTAACTTGTTAGATACTGTGTTTCGTTCTGCAATAACGAGCGATGACTAA
- a CDS encoding helix-turn-helix transcriptional regulator, with the protein MTQANELTYMSLTQVAEYLSLDEDSVSSMANERILPATKATGKWLFPKILVDRWLMESCHSGMLSDRMHITGSDDPLLSMLVAKTMSQVGTTELISYSSTGSGLGLDVLSQGYADICALHWGSLEDDSLSYHELLTSYPNHKQWLLVHGYNRKQGLMMRSETFEQYEALANSATNTSFKSWRWVARQAGSGSQQHLEQWLLKQGFNFKYLNSTLVAQSERELAGYIARHNADIGFGCQSVALESGLSFVPILTESFDLVMPQGIYFRRQLQQLLDLLQQPESIRLAATLGGYDLTNTGKLLWNGQE; encoded by the coding sequence ATGACCCAAGCTAACGAATTGACCTACATGAGTTTAACTCAGGTTGCAGAGTACTTGTCGCTCGATGAAGACTCGGTCAGCTCAATGGCCAATGAGCGTATTTTGCCTGCCACAAAAGCTACGGGGAAATGGCTATTTCCCAAAATACTGGTAGATCGGTGGCTGATGGAATCTTGTCATAGCGGAATGCTATCTGATCGAATGCACATCACGGGCAGCGACGATCCACTACTGTCTATGTTGGTTGCTAAAACCATGTCACAGGTAGGTACCACTGAACTCATTAGCTATAGTTCAACAGGTTCAGGCTTAGGATTAGATGTATTATCTCAAGGGTATGCTGATATCTGTGCATTGCATTGGGGAAGCCTTGAAGACGATAGCCTGAGTTATCATGAATTATTAACCAGTTACCCAAATCATAAACAATGGTTGTTGGTGCATGGCTATAACCGCAAACAAGGGTTAATGATGCGCTCAGAGACGTTTGAGCAATACGAAGCCTTAGCAAACTCTGCCACCAATACCTCATTTAAATCATGGCGTTGGGTCGCTCGTCAAGCAGGCTCTGGTAGCCAACAACACCTAGAGCAATGGTTGTTAAAACAAGGTTTTAACTTCAAATACCTTAACTCTACCTTGGTGGCGCAAAGCGAACGGGAATTAGCAGGTTATATAGCACGACATAATGCAGATATCGGTTTTGGTTGCCAATCTGTAGCGCTTGAAAGCGGATTAAGCTTTGTACCGATTTTAACGGAATCCTTTGATTTAGTGATGCCACAGGGCATTTACTTTAGACGCCAATTGCAGCAGTTGCTAGATTTACTGCAACAACCTGAATCCATCAGACTAGCTGCCACGTTAGGCGGATACGACCTCACCAATACAGGCAAATTATTGTGGAACGGCCAAGAGTAA
- the prlC gene encoding oligopeptidase A: MSNTLLDNPLLEQSELPQFSKIKAEHIQPAVEHAIAQCRSKIDEVLAENSTYSWENLIEPLEEVDDQLSKIWSPVSHMNSVTSTDEWREAHDACLPLLSEYGTFVGQHQGLYQAYKSIQESAAFDTLSTAQKTLLTQSLRDFELSGIGLDEQQKIRYGEIVKRLSELTSSFSNQLLDATQAWTKLITDETELAGLPDSAIAAAKAMAEAQEKQGWLFTLDFPSYLPVMTYSENRELREECYRAFVTRASDQGPNAGEFDNSANMDEILALRHELANLLGFDSYADKSLATKMANDPSQVLSFLNELALRSKEQGKAELAELKAFAKAEFGVTEMASWDLSFYAEKLQQHKYEVSQELLRPYFPEDKVLSGLFYTVSRLFGLTIEEQHGFDKWHDDVRFFHIYDADNVHRGSFYLDLYARSGKRGGAWMDDCRGRRVTSNGLQKPVAYLTCNFNGPVDGKPALFTHDEVTTLFHEFGHGIHHMLTKIEVGGVAGINGVPWDAVELPSQFMENWCWQEEALAEISGHFETGEPLPKALLDKMLAAKNFQSGMMMLRQLEFSLFDFRMHHEFDAEKGADIQGILDEVRSQVAVNVPPAFNRFQHGFAHIFAGGYAAGYYSYKWAEVLSADAFSRFEDEGIFNPETGKSFLNNILEMGGSEEPMTLFVRFMGREPNTDALLRHSGINA, translated from the coding sequence ATGAGCAATACATTGCTAGATAATCCTTTACTCGAGCAGAGCGAGCTTCCGCAGTTTTCGAAAATTAAAGCGGAGCACATTCAACCAGCTGTAGAACATGCTATTGCTCAATGTCGCAGTAAAATTGATGAAGTCTTAGCTGAAAACAGCACATATTCATGGGAAAACTTAATTGAGCCATTAGAAGAAGTGGACGATCAGCTCAGTAAAATTTGGTCGCCTGTATCACACATGAATTCTGTGACCAGCACTGATGAATGGCGTGAAGCTCATGATGCTTGTCTGCCGTTATTATCTGAATACGGTACGTTTGTTGGCCAGCACCAAGGCTTGTATCAAGCCTACAAATCCATTCAAGAGTCGGCGGCGTTTGATACGTTGTCTACGGCACAAAAAACATTACTAACTCAAAGCCTTCGTGACTTTGAGTTGTCGGGCATTGGACTCGATGAACAGCAAAAAATCCGATATGGCGAAATTGTAAAACGCCTTTCTGAACTGACTAGCAGTTTTTCTAATCAGTTATTAGATGCCACACAAGCGTGGACTAAATTGATTACTGATGAAACTGAGCTAGCAGGCTTACCAGACTCTGCGATTGCTGCGGCCAAGGCGATGGCTGAAGCGCAAGAAAAACAAGGTTGGTTATTTACGCTAGATTTCCCATCTTACTTACCCGTGATGACCTACAGTGAAAACCGTGAACTGCGTGAAGAGTGCTACCGTGCATTTGTCACTCGAGCGTCAGATCAAGGCCCGAATGCTGGCGAGTTTGATAACAGTGCCAACATGGACGAAATCCTAGCGCTGCGTCATGAGCTTGCTAACCTATTGGGTTTTGATAGCTATGCTGATAAATCATTAGCAACTAAGATGGCGAATGATCCTAGCCAAGTATTATCGTTTTTAAATGAATTAGCCTTGCGTTCAAAAGAGCAAGGTAAAGCCGAGCTAGCAGAGCTTAAAGCCTTTGCTAAAGCAGAGTTTGGCGTGACAGAGATGGCGTCGTGGGACTTGAGTTTTTATGCTGAAAAGCTACAACAGCATAAGTATGAAGTGTCACAAGAGTTATTACGTCCATACTTCCCAGAAGACAAGGTCTTATCAGGTTTGTTCTACACTGTGTCACGCTTATTTGGTTTAACCATTGAAGAGCAACATGGTTTTGATAAGTGGCATGATGATGTGCGTTTCTTCCATATTTACGATGCGGATAACGTGCATCGTGGTAGCTTCTACTTAGATTTATATGCACGCAGCGGTAAACGAGGTGGGGCATGGATGGATGATTGCCGTGGCCGCCGTGTAACAAGCAATGGTCTGCAAAAGCCAGTTGCCTATTTAACCTGTAACTTCAATGGTCCAGTTGATGGCAAACCAGCGCTCTTTACTCATGATGAAGTGACAACCCTATTCCATGAGTTTGGCCATGGTATTCATCACATGTTGACTAAAATTGAAGTCGGTGGTGTTGCTGGGATTAACGGTGTGCCTTGGGATGCCGTAGAGTTACCAAGTCAATTTATGGAAAACTGGTGCTGGCAAGAAGAGGCATTAGCTGAGATCTCGGGTCATTTTGAAACGGGTGAGCCTTTGCCTAAAGCCTTATTAGACAAGATGCTAGCGGCTAAGAATTTCCAGTCAGGCATGATGATGCTTCGTCAGTTAGAGTTTTCGTTGTTTGATTTTAGAATGCATCATGAGTTTGATGCTGAGAAAGGCGCTGATATTCAAGGTATCTTAGATGAAGTTCGTAGCCAAGTTGCTGTGAATGTACCGCCTGCTTTTAACCGTTTCCAACATGGTTTTGCACACATTTTTGCTGGTGGCTATGCAGCTGGTTACTACAGCTATAAATGGGCAGAAGTGTTATCAGCAGATGCATTTTCTCGTTTCGAAGATGAAGGGATCTTTAACCCAGAAACAGGCAAAAGCTTCCTTAACAACATCCTTGAAATGGGGGGCAGTGAAGAGCCTATGACCTTATTTGTGCGCTTTATGGGGCGTGAGCCAAATACTGATGCGCTATTACGTCATTCAGGCATTAATGCGTAA
- a CDS encoding alpha/beta hydrolase family protein, with protein MMYIKLMIWGMLLCISNICLAASVEDYSRHSDYYNVKISPDGKHLAVLMNDEGRKRLAFLRTDNFEVTFALNSSGRDQPAEYYWVNNERVIVQVVQSRGRLELPINLGEIFAVNYDGSKRKMIFGIRSQPGIVLSGYGGFLLDKLEGDNKHVLITKRLLSRNGDVLPEVTRLNVYTGKERKVKRAPISYSQFLVDNDSVPRFVVGVDKNHDTKMYYSEGKGEDWQVFNTKFDGEFTPLTFSSDNKSVYALKTEENKPKGLYRYDLDTQKETFLYRSDIADPTYAISSDLNEVYGLRVDEDYSSYIFIKPDTQEAKLHKALIQAFNGDSVEITSKTKDGKQMVVRVSSDRNPGSFYIFDTDTMSARYLLSSKQWIKKEQQAETEPFRIKSSDGLVLNGYLTLPIGKKQNLPTVVLPHGGPHLRDYWRFDPQAQMLANAGYAVIKVNFRGSDGYGKHFMEAGYGEWGTGIQDDITQALNYAIQTGVTDKNRVCIFGASFGGYSALQSAIREPDMYQCAIGYVGVYDLPMMFDEGDIKTLNWGGSYLNKTLGTNPAELIAQSPSRNVDKLNAPVLIIHGEDDQRAHFEHALALKEALDEKGHPYEWLVKDKEGHGFYNEENILEANKAILAFLEKHIGDSAK; from the coding sequence ATGATGTACATCAAATTGATGATATGGGGAATGCTATTGTGCATTTCAAATATTTGTCTCGCCGCTTCTGTTGAAGATTATTCACGCCATAGTGATTACTATAATGTAAAAATATCCCCTGACGGCAAGCATTTAGCCGTTTTAATGAATGATGAAGGTCGAAAGAGACTTGCCTTTTTACGCACCGACAACTTTGAAGTTACTTTTGCGCTCAATTCCAGTGGCCGGGATCAACCTGCAGAATATTACTGGGTCAATAATGAACGTGTCATCGTTCAAGTGGTACAGAGCCGTGGCAGATTAGAATTACCGATTAATTTAGGTGAAATCTTTGCCGTTAATTATGACGGCAGTAAGCGTAAAATGATTTTCGGTATCCGATCTCAACCAGGTATTGTGCTGTCGGGATACGGTGGTTTTTTATTGGATAAACTTGAAGGTGATAACAAGCACGTCTTAATTACCAAACGTTTGCTAAGTCGAAATGGCGATGTGCTGCCTGAAGTGACTAGACTTAATGTCTATACAGGCAAGGAGCGTAAAGTTAAACGTGCGCCAATTTCTTACAGCCAGTTTTTAGTTGATAATGATAGTGTGCCTAGGTTTGTTGTGGGAGTAGATAAAAACCATGACACTAAAATGTACTATTCAGAGGGTAAAGGAGAAGATTGGCAAGTGTTTAATACAAAGTTTGACGGTGAGTTTACTCCGCTGACTTTTAGTAGTGATAATAAGTCAGTTTACGCATTAAAAACTGAAGAAAATAAACCGAAAGGCCTGTATCGCTACGATTTAGATACTCAAAAAGAAACGTTTTTGTACCGCAGTGATATTGCTGACCCTACCTATGCTATTAGCTCTGATTTAAACGAAGTGTATGGTTTGAGAGTAGATGAAGACTATTCTAGTTATATTTTTATTAAACCTGACACCCAAGAAGCCAAACTCCATAAAGCATTAATTCAAGCGTTCAATGGTGACAGTGTCGAAATTACCAGTAAAACAAAAGACGGTAAGCAAATGGTGGTGCGTGTTTCTAGTGACCGCAATCCCGGCTCATTTTATATATTCGATACAGACACAATGAGTGCACGTTATTTATTGTCGAGCAAACAATGGATTAAAAAAGAGCAGCAAGCTGAAACAGAACCTTTTCGAATTAAGTCTTCTGATGGTTTAGTGCTAAACGGTTACCTAACCCTTCCTATCGGTAAAAAACAAAATTTACCCACAGTGGTATTGCCTCATGGAGGCCCGCATCTTCGAGATTATTGGCGATTCGATCCCCAAGCTCAAATGCTCGCAAATGCCGGTTATGCTGTCATTAAAGTGAACTTTCGAGGCTCTGATGGTTACGGAAAACACTTTATGGAAGCTGGCTACGGCGAGTGGGGAACGGGTATTCAAGATGATATAACTCAGGCATTAAATTATGCGATTCAAACCGGTGTGACCGATAAAAATCGTGTATGCATCTTTGGTGCGAGTTTTGGTGGTTATAGCGCTTTACAAAGTGCAATTCGAGAGCCGGATATGTATCAGTGCGCAATTGGCTACGTAGGGGTTTATGACCTACCTATGATGTTTGATGAAGGGGATATTAAGACATTAAATTGGGGAGGGTCTTACCTGAATAAAACTCTCGGTACTAACCCTGCTGAACTTATTGCCCAGTCTCCAAGTCGTAATGTCGATAAACTTAACGCGCCAGTACTTATTATTCATGGTGAGGATGATCAACGTGCTCACTTTGAGCATGCGTTAGCACTTAAAGAGGCGTTAGATGAAAAAGGCCATCCCTATGAATGGTTAGTTAAAGATAAAGAAGGACACGGTTTTTATAATGAAGAAAATATTCTAGAGGCCAACAAAGCGATTTTAGCTTTCTTAGAAAAGCACATTGGTGATTCGGCAAAGTAA
- a CDS encoding BCCT family transporter codes for MNKHFELIDKPTFFGALILLFAVVIPLLIFPVEGAQWVAIAKTFMTDKLGFAYLGLGIAAFFFMIYIVFSDIGQIKLGDPDESPEFGLASWAAMLFCGGIGASILYWGTIEWAYYYQSPPFQLAAGSEEAIRWAATYGLFHWGPIAWCIYMIPAIPIAYFFYVRKQPVLKVSAALMPVIGEANSFGKLGKVIDVLFIFGLLGGAATTLGLAAPLINEGISYLFGIPATTGSQICVLMLCTAIFAYSAYMGMDKGIKILSNINFWGALGLLVFVLVCGPTIFMLETGLDSIGRMLSNFFVMATWAEPFGGLGTFEDTHFPQDWTIFYWAWWLVFAPSMGLFIARISRGRTIKQMITGAVFFGSLGCSMYFIILGNYGLSLQLSGQLDVVALLNSEGATRAIFAILEQLPFSTVVIAVFTLLCIIFTATTFDSISYILALVVQTNVTEDPMRWNRLFWAFTLSFMPSALMFMGGLATLQTAAIVGGLPLLVIAVMLMISGVKAASLDLSHQDDYVDPVINISDLPDVDPWSKEGQALARFELLRDNAIDAANAERAANEAIWLLKKQLRREALSRGESSVELGNAPDDIIEQLQQLTADAAKAKESKLAASTLAQEARTSFNDLMRSKEEQELQFEQEEVKLAIQARLNSSN; via the coding sequence ATGAACAAACACTTCGAGCTTATTGATAAACCGACTTTTTTCGGTGCGTTGATATTACTTTTTGCTGTGGTTATCCCTTTACTTATTTTCCCAGTTGAAGGGGCACAGTGGGTTGCTATCGCTAAAACATTTATGACAGATAAACTGGGCTTTGCTTATTTAGGTCTAGGTATTGCTGCTTTTTTCTTTATGATTTATATCGTTTTTTCAGATATAGGTCAGATTAAACTAGGGGATCCTGACGAGTCACCTGAGTTTGGGTTAGCCTCATGGGCAGCCATGCTGTTTTGTGGTGGTATTGGCGCAAGCATTTTGTATTGGGGCACCATTGAGTGGGCCTATTACTACCAGAGCCCACCTTTTCAATTAGCGGCGGGAAGTGAAGAGGCAATTCGCTGGGCTGCGACTTATGGCTTGTTCCACTGGGGACCTATCGCTTGGTGTATTTATATGATCCCAGCGATTCCAATTGCGTATTTTTTCTATGTGCGCAAGCAGCCAGTATTAAAGGTGTCAGCTGCACTAATGCCTGTGATTGGTGAAGCCAATAGCTTTGGTAAGCTTGGTAAAGTGATTGATGTATTGTTTATTTTTGGTTTATTAGGTGGTGCAGCGACAACATTAGGCTTAGCAGCGCCATTAATTAACGAAGGCATTAGTTATTTGTTTGGCATCCCTGCAACAACGGGTAGTCAAATTTGTGTGTTGATGTTGTGTACGGCTATTTTTGCCTATTCAGCTTATATGGGCATGGATAAAGGCATCAAAATTCTCAGTAATATTAACTTTTGGGGCGCATTAGGCTTGTTAGTCTTTGTATTGGTTTGTGGCCCAACAATTTTTATGCTGGAAACCGGTCTAGACTCCATTGGCCGAATGCTATCTAACTTTTTTGTTATGGCAACATGGGCTGAGCCGTTTGGTGGCCTTGGCACCTTTGAAGATACTCACTTCCCACAAGATTGGACAATTTTTTATTGGGCTTGGTGGCTAGTATTTGCGCCGAGTATGGGCTTGTTTATTGCCCGAATTTCTCGTGGCAGAACCATTAAGCAAATGATCACCGGAGCAGTCTTTTTTGGCTCTTTGGGTTGCTCAATGTACTTCATTATATTGGGTAACTATGGTTTGTCTTTGCAGTTATCTGGGCAACTTGATGTAGTCGCCCTGTTGAATAGCGAAGGGGCAACTAGGGCCATTTTCGCTATTTTAGAACAGCTGCCATTTAGCACTGTGGTCATCGCAGTCTTTACTTTGTTGTGCATCATTTTTACTGCGACAACGTTCGATTCGATTTCCTACATTTTAGCCTTAGTAGTACAAACCAATGTGACCGAAGATCCGATGCGTTGGAACCGATTATTTTGGGCGTTTACATTATCCTTTATGCCTTCTGCTTTGATGTTTATGGGGGGCTTAGCTACCTTGCAAACTGCCGCAATTGTTGGTGGTTTACCGCTCCTTGTTATTGCAGTGATGTTGATGATTTCAGGTGTTAAAGCCGCGTCATTGGATTTAAGCCATCAAGATGACTATGTCGACCCTGTGATTAATATTTCTGATTTACCCGATGTTGATCCTTGGAGCAAAGAAGGCCAAGCCTTAGCGCGCTTTGAATTGTTACGTGACAATGCTATTGATGCTGCCAATGCCGAACGAGCAGCCAATGAGGCAATATGGTTGCTGAAAAAGCAGTTACGTCGAGAAGCATTATCACGTGGTGAGTCGAGTGTAGAGTTAGGGAATGCACCCGATGATATTATCGAGCAGCTACAACAATTAACCGCTGACGCGGCAAAAGCTAAAGAGTCTAAACTTGCAGCTTCAACACTGGCGCAAGAAGCCAGAACATCATTTAATGATTTGATGCGCAGCAAAGAAGAACAAGAGTTGCAATTCGAACAAGAGGAAGTGAAGTTAGCGATTCAAGCTAGGTTAAACTCATCTAATTAA